The Candidatus Desulfarcum epimagneticum DNA segment CGACCTGGACGGAGACGGAATCGAACTCGTGCCCCTTGATGATTCTCAGAATTTTTATGATTTCGACGGCGACGGCCGGGGCAACCAGACGGCCTGGGTGTCAAGCGATGACGGCATTCTGGCCCTGGACGCCGGGAATGACCGAATGATCCAAAACGCCGATGAGATCCGGTTTGACGGATACGCCCAGCGGGCTGAAGAAGAAGGGGATGTGACAAAGCATGATTTCAACAACGACGACGCGGTGGACATCCGGGATTTTGACACCGACGGAAACGGCGTGGTCAGCGATCTTGAGGGACTGCGTTATTTTGACAGCAATAAGGACGGGGTCCTGGACAGCGCCGATGAACAGTTTGATTCTTTCGGGGTTTTCTCCGATTTTGACGATGACGGGGTCACAGGAAGCCGGGAGTTCAGAACCCTTTCCGAGATGGGTATCACATCCATCAATCTTTCTTCCGATTCGATTGACCGGGTCCAAAGCGGGGACGCCATTGTGGGGATGGGGACCTACACGAAAACGGATGGAAGCCAAGGCGCCCTGGCGGACGTGGTCCTGGAATACGATCCCGGGGAATACGGGATACTGGAGGGCTCAGGGGGAGATGACGCGCTTTCGGCGGATGATGACCAGTCGGCCGTGATCTACGGCGGGGCCGGGGATGACGCGATTGAGGGAAGCCTGAAAGGGGATTTGCTTTCGGGAAACAGCGGCCAGGATGATCTACGGGGCCGCCTGGGCGATGACGTGTATGTGTTTGGCCGGGGATTCGGGCATGATGTCTTGTCGGATCAATACGGGATTACGTGGAATCACTATTCGGACTCCGGCTGGATCGGGGACGACGGCAAAAGGACCTTTGACCGGAGCTTCAAAGACGCCGCGCCCATGGGCAAAAAAGACACGAAAACCATCACGTGGCGTTATTACTCAAGTTCCGGATGGGCCGGAACGGATATAGACGGGAATGTGTTTGACAAAAATCACGACCGCGTTGCGCCGTCGGGAGAAGAAGGCAAACGGCGTGTCACCTGGAATTTTTATTCAAAACTTAAACGGACAGGGACCAATGACGCGCCGTCCTGGGTTGAGATCGGGTCCGGCTGGGTGGGAACCGATGGAACAGGTAAAACGTTTGATTTGGATGGAAACCCTGTGACCCCGGTGGGGCACAAGGATGTCAAGTTAAGGGGATATGATTACTGGTCGGGTATTTACGACGGGTATTATGGAGATCGCGTGGATCCTGTGAACAAGGCATACGACGTCGCGCCTGTGAAAAAGGAATACGCCATGTCCTCTGATTTCCAGGAATATAACGCCGGTCATGACACCCTGGCCCTGGGCGAGGGCGTGGCTCTGGGCGATCTGGCCTTTAAAAAGGACGGCGGGGATTTGAAGATCGGGATATTGGAAGATTCCCAGGTAGCGGCGGACCTGGACGCCGCGTCCTTTAAAACCCTTTCCGACATTGTCACCTTAAAAGATTTCTTTAATGAAAACAAGAGGATAGAAACCCTTTCTTTTTCCGACGGCGGAGTCCTGGATTTGAACCGGGTGGTGGAAACGTCCCATATTCAGGACGGGGAGGTGATCCACGCTGACGAGAGTCTGATCCGCTATTTTGAAAGCCAGGGCGTGGAGCTTTCCACCTATGATTCCATCTCCGCAAGAAGTTCAACGGCCGGCGACGAAGGGAATAATGATTTGTCGGCGAATTATAACGAACCGGCTGTTATATATGGCGGAGGAGGGGATGACGCCATTTCCGGGAGCCAGGGTAAAGACATGGTTTCCGGAGACGGGGGGGATGATGTCCTCAGGGGAAGCCTGGGGGATGACGATTATATTTTCGGGCGCGGATTCGGTCATGACACTTTGACGGATGATTACAGTGTGACCTGGAATCACTATTCGACGTCCGGATGGATCGGAACGGATGATGCGGGCAGAGTCTTTGATGAGAATTTCAATGACGCAACCCCTTCGGGGAAAATGGACACTCAGAATATCACATGGCGCCATTATTCCAATTCCGGATGGGCGGGAAGGGATGTGGATGGAAATTATATTAATAAAAGCGGGAACCGGGTTTCTCCCTCGGGCCAGATCGACTCGGGGAAGATCACTTGGAATTTTTATTCACTTCGTAAATATAATTCGGGGAGCAAAAGTTTTTTCGAGGTTGGATCAGGCTGGGTGGGAACGGATTCAGCCGGAAATGTTTTTGATGAAAATCGCAACCCGATCACCCCTGTGGGAGTGAAAGATGTCAGACAGGCTTTTATTGATATGCTTGGTATGTATAATTACCCTGTGGCCCCAAGAACAGAAACATACCGTATCGCCCCTCAGTCAGGCGAGTTTGGAGTGGCGTCCAGAAGCGAACAATATGACGCCGGCGATGACACCCTGATCCTGGGCCAGGGCATTGCCTTGAGCGATCTGGCTTTTAAGGTGGAGAACGGCGATTTGAAAATTGGTCTGCTGGATCAGACCCAGAGAGACGCGAGCCTGGACGCCGCTTCCTTTGACGCCCTGGCAGACATTGTCACTCTCACGGATTTTTTTAACGGGAAAAGACGCATAGAGAATCTCCGTTTTTCTGACGGCGCCACACTCGACTTGGCCGAAGTGGCGAAGTTCACGGGACTGACGGAGGCGACGGAGCTTCAAGTCTTCAAACCCAATGACGCCATGATGACTCATCTGGCGGGCCAGGGGCTTGCCATAGTCGGCTATGACACAGGCTTTGCCGCAGACCCTGTGATGACCCAAACGGACAATGAGCTTTCCGGAACCGCGCTCAACGATATCATAGATGGCGGCCAAGGCAACGACACCATTTCCGGGGAAGAAGGGAACGACATGCTTGCCGGCGGCCTGGGTAATGACGTTCTTTCCGGCGGGGCCGGAGACGACGCGTATCGTTTTGATCCGGGCGACGGCCGGGATGTCATCATCAACAAAGACCCCGATTCGTCAAATGACAGGCTGGTGTTTGGGGACGGAATAGACACGGGCGACCTGTGGTTTGAGAGAAGAAATGACGACCTCCTGGTGGAGATTGCCGGAACCGAAGATGCCGTGACCATTAAAGACTGGTATCTGGGCGATGAATATAAACTGGACCGATTCGAGGCGTCATCGGGATCGCCGATTATGGCTTCGGATGTTTTCGGTTTGCTTAACAACGGGGATGATCATTTCAGGGCTTATTATGACAGGTCTGCGGACATGTCCGGAGGAGCCGGAGATGACACCCTTGAAGGGAGCTGGAGAGGGGACAGGCTTTCCGGGGACAGCGGCGCCGACACCCTGAAAGGCGGGGCCGGAGACGATGAGTATGTTTTCGGGCGCGGATTCGGACGCGACACGATAGACGATCATTACAATGTGACCTGGAACCATTATTCAAAATCCGGCTGGATCGGGACAGATGACCTGGGCAAAACCTTTGATGAGAATTTTGATCCCGCCGCTCCCTCGGGAACAAAGGACAGGGAGGTGGTCACCTGGGAATATTATTCCGGTTCCGGATGGGTGGGGACAGATATAGATGGCAATGTTTTTGATGAAGACAGAAATCCTGTCACCCCTTCAGGAACCAAGGGCGTGCAGACTCTCACCTGGACTCACTATGCGTCCTACAATGGAGGCGGATCAGGCTGGGTGGCGACGGACGGCACAGGCAAAACATTTGATGATTCAGGCAATCCCGTTGTTCCGAAGGGAACAAGGAATCGCGAGTGGGTAGATATTGGTGAGTTTGGCGGTTTTCTCGGCATTCCAACTTCCAGACCTGCGGAGACAAGGAGTATGGATTCCAGGATAATGTCATACGAGATGGCCATCAGGACCGAACAGTATAATTCCGGTCATGACGTTCTGGCGATGGGCGAGGGGGTGGCCCTGGGCGATCTGGCCTTTAAAATGGACGGCGAGGATTTGAAGATCGGGATACTGGAAGATTCCCGTCCGGAGGCGGGCTTGGACGCCGCGTCCTTTGAAACCCTTTCCGACATTGTCACGTTAAAAGATTTTTTTAATGAAAATAAGAGGATAGAAACCCTTCGTTTTTCCGACGGAGATGCTCTGGATTTGACCCGGGTGGTGGAAACGTCCCATATTCAGGACGGGGAAGTGATCCACACAGACGAGAGCCTGATCGGCTATTTTGAAAGCCAGGGCGTGGAGCTTTCCACCTATGACTCCATCTCCGCAAGAAGCTCAACAGCCGGTGACAGCGGGAATAATGATTTGTCGGCGAATTATAACGAACCGGCTGTTATATATGGCGGAGGAGGGGATGACGTCATTTCCGGAAGCCAGGGGAAAGACATGCTTTCCGGAGACGGGGGGGATGATGTCCTCAGGGGCAGCCTGGGGGATGACGATTATATTTTCGGGCGCGGATTCGGCCATGACACCATAACGGATGACGCCGGCGATGACACCCTGATCCTTGGCCAGGGCGTTGTCCTGAGCGATCTTGCCTTTAAAGTGGAGAACGGTGATCTGAAAATCGGTCTTCTTGATGAAAGCCAGAGGGCCGCGAGCCTGGACGCCGCTTCGTTTGACGCCCTGGCAGACATTGTCACGCTCACGGGGTTTTTTGATGAGAAAAATCGGGTGGAGAACCTCCGATTTTCCGGAGGCTCCACCCTCGACTTGGCCAAATTGGCGGAGTTCACAGGCATAACGGACGGACAGGTCATCAAACCCAATGACGCCATGATGACTCATCTGGCGGGCCAGGGGTTTGCCGTCGCCGGTTATGACACAGGGTTTGCCGCAGACGTCGCCATTAATAAAACGGACAATGAGCTTTCCGGAACCGCGCTCAACGATATCATAGATGGCGGCCAAGGAAACGACACCATTTCCGGGGGAGAAGGCGACGACATACTTGCCGGCGGCCTGGGGAATGACGTTCTTTCCGGCGGAGCCGGAGACGACGCCTATCGCTTTGAGCTGGGCGACGGCCGGGATGTCATCATCAACAAAGATCAGAATTCGTCAGATGACAGGCTGGTGTTTGGGGACGGGATAGATTCTGCAAGCGTTTTGTTCCAGAGCAGCGGCAACGATCTCCTGGTGAAGATTGCCGGAACCGAAGATTCCCTGACCATTAAAAGCTGGTATCTGGGAGATGAATTTCGATTGGACCGATTCGAGCTTTCAACCGGTTTGTATTTAATGGCTTCCGATGTGGACAAACTTGTGGAAGCGATGGAGGTGGAGGATTTTGATTTCAGCGATGTGGGAGATCTGGAATTGCAGGATCTCCCGGGTTCCTGGCCCGGCGCGGTCGCCGGCAATTGGCGTTCAACTCCCCTTCATGTGGGAACGGAGATGAATGACACACTTTTCGGGAACGCCGACGATGATCTGATTTACGGCGGAGCCGGAGATGATGCCCTTCATGGACAAGACGGCGACGACACGCTTTACGGCGGCGGCGGCAATGACATGTTGTCCGGCATGGAAGGTGATGACGTTCTTTCCGGCGGAAGTGGGAGTGACACGCTTTGGGGGTGGCTCGGGAATGACGAGCTTAACGGCGGAGCCGGAGATGATGAACTTTATGGACAACAGGGGGATGACTTTCTTAACGGCGGAGCTGGAAATGATGTCTTTTATGGGCACGAGGGCAAGGACGTTCTTAACGGCGATGATGGCAATGACAGGGTATACGGCGGGACAGACGATGACGTTCTTTACGGCGGAGCCGGAGATGATGACCTTCATGGACAAGGCGGCGACGACACGCTTTACGGTGGCGGCGGCAATGACATGCTGTCCGGAATGGAAGGTAATGACGTTTTTTTCGGCGGAAGCGGGAGTGACACGCTTTGGGGGTGGCTCGGGAATGACGTTCTTAACGGCGGAGCCGGCGATGATGAACTTTATGGACAACAAGGGGATGACTTTCTTAACGGCGGAGCTGGAGATGATGTCCTTCACGGGCACGAGGGAAACGACGTTCTGAACGGCGATGATGGAAATGACAGAGTATACGGAGAGGCAGGCGATGACAAGCTTTATGGCGGAGCCGGAAATGATGCCCTTCATGGACAAGAAGGTAATGACGTTCTTTTCGGAGATGATGGCGATGACATGTTGTCCGGCATGGAAGGTAATGACGTTCTTTCCGGCGGAAGAGGGAGTGATACGCTTTGGGGGTGGCTCGGGAATGACGTTCTTAACGGCGGAGCCGGAGATGATGAACTTTATGGACAACAGGGGGATGACTTTCTTAACGGCGGAGCTGGAGATGATGTCCTTCATGGGCACGAGGGCAACGACGTTCTGAACGGCGATGATGGCAATGACGTGGTATACGGCGGGGCCGGAAACGACGAGTACAGGTTTGAAGTCGGCGACGGCCGGGATGTCATCATGAACCATGACGCCCTTTCATCAAACGACCGGGTGGCCTTTGGCGATGGAATCGATCCTGACAACCTGTGGTTCCGCCGGGAAGGAAATGATCTGACGGTGGAAATTCTTGGGACCGGCGACCAGGTGACCGTGAGAGACTGGCATTTGGGTGCTGAGTTCCAGGTGGATCGATTCCAGGTTTCCTCGGGTTCGTCTCTCACCGCCTCCGATGTCCAGGCCCTCGTGGACGCCATGGCCGGTTTCGCCCCTGTCCCGGGGGAAATCGCCGGCCCGGCCCCTCATGACCTTCCGGATTCCCTGAAACCTGTGATCGCGGCCCAGTGGCAATGATGATAAGCTGGTAAAAATGGATCAGACGGCGCCGTAGTATACAAGGCGTGGT contains these protein-coding regions:
- a CDS encoding hypothetical protein (Evidence 5 : Unknown function), which encodes MPLDDSQNFYDFDGDGRGNQTAWVSSDDGILALDAGNDRMIQNADEIRFDGYAQRAEEEGDVTKHDFNNDDAVDIRDFDTDGNGVVSDLEGLRYFDSNKDGVLDSADEQFDSFGVFSDFDDDGVTGSREFRTLSEMGITSINLSSDSIDRVQSGDAIVGMGTYTKTDGSQGALADVVLEYDPGEYGILEGSGGDDALSADDDQSAVIYGGAGDDAIEGSLKGDLLSGNSGQDDLRGRLGDDVYVFGRGFGHDVLSDQYGITWNHYSDSGWIGDDGKRTFDRSFKDAAPMGKKDTKTITWRYYSSSGWAGTDIDGNVFDKNHDRVAPSGEEGKRRVTWNFYSKLKRTGTNDAPSWVEIGSGWVGTDGTGKTFDLDGNPVTPVGHKDVKLRGYDYWSGIYDGYYGDRVDPVNKAYDVAPVKKEYAMSSDFQEYNAGHDTLALGEGVALGDLAFKKDGGDLKIGILEDSQVAADLDAASFKTLSDIVTLKDFFNENKRIETLSFSDGGVLDLNRVVETSHIQDGEVIHADESLIRYFESQGVELSTYDSISARSSTAGDEGNNDLSANYNEPAVIYGGGGDDAISGSQGKDMVSGDGGDDVLRGSLGDDDYIFGRGFGHDTLTDDYSVTWNHYSTSGWIGTDDAGRVFDENFNDATPSGKMDTQNITWRHYSNSGWAGRDVDGNYINKSGNRVSPSGQIDSGKITWNFYSLRKYNSGSKSFFEVGSGWVGTDSAGNVFDENRNPITPVGVKDVRQAFIDMLGMYNYPVAPRTETYRIAPQSGEFGVASRSEQYDAGDDTLILGQGIALSDLAFKVENGDLKIGLLDQTQRDASLDAASFDALADIVTLTDFFNGKRRIENLRFSDGATLDLAEVAKFTGLTEATELQVFKPNDAMMTHLAGQGLAIVGYDTGFAADPVMTQTDNELSGTALNDIIDGGQGNDTISGEEGNDMLAGGLGNDVLSGGAGDDAYRFDPGDGRDVIINKDPDSSNDRLVFGDGIDTGDLWFERRNDDLLVEIAGTEDAVTIKDWYLGDEYKLDRFEASSGSPIMASDVFGLLNNGDDHFRAYYDRSADMSGGAGDDTLEGSWRGDRLSGDSGADTLKGGAGDDEYVFGRGFGRDTIDDHYNVTWNHYSKSGWIGTDDLGKTFDENFDPAAPSGTKDREVVTWEYYSGSGWVGTDIDGNVFDEDRNPVTPSGTKGVQTLTWTHYASYNGGGSGWVATDGTGKTFDDSGNPVVPKGTRNREWVDIGEFGGFLGIPTSRPAETRSMDSRIMSYEMAIRTEQYNSGHDVLAMGEGVALGDLAFKMDGEDLKIGILEDSRPEAGLDAASFETLSDIVTLKDFFNENKRIETLRFSDGDALDLTRVVETSHIQDGEVIHTDESLIGYFESQGVELSTYDSISARSSTAGDSGNNDLSANYNEPAVIYGGGGDDVISGSQGKDMLSGDGGDDVLRGSLGDDDYIFGRGFGHDTITDDAGDDTLILGQGVVLSDLAFKVENGDLKIGLLDESQRAASLDAASFDALADIVTLTGFFDEKNRVENLRFSGGSTLDLAKLAEFTGITDGQVIKPNDAMMTHLAGQGFAVAGYDTGFAADVAINKTDNELSGTALNDIIDGGQGNDTISGGEGDDILAGGLGNDVLSGGAGDDAYRFELGDGRDVIINKDQNSSDDRLVFGDGIDSASVLFQSSGNDLLVKIAGTEDSLTIKSWYLGDEFRLDRFELSTGLYLMASDVDKLVEAMEVEDFDFSDVGDLELQDLPGSWPGAVAGNWRSTPLHVGTEMNDTLFGNADDDLIYGGAGDDALHGQDGDDTLYGGGGNDMLSGMEGDDVLSGGSGSDTLWGWLGNDELNGGAGDDELYGQQGDDFLNGGAGNDVFYGHEGKDVLNGDDGNDRVYGGTDDDVLYGGAGDDDLHGQGGDDTLYGGGGNDMLSGMEGNDVFFGGSGSDTLWGWLGNDVLNGGAGDDELYGQQGDDFLNGGAGDDVLHGHEGNDVLNGDDGNDRVYGEAGDDKLYGGAGNDALHGQEGNDVLFGDDGDDMLSGMEGNDVLSGGRGSDTLWGWLGNDVLNGGAGDDELYGQQGDDFLNGGAGDDVLHGHEGNDVLNGDDGNDVVYGGAGNDEYRFEVGDGRDVIMNHDALSSNDRVAFGDGIDPDNLWFRREGNDLTVEILGTGDQVTVRDWHLGAEFQVDRFQVSSGSSLTASDVQALVDAMAGFAPVPGEIAGPAPHDLPDSLKPVIAAQWQ